In a genomic window of Gossypium arboreum isolate Shixiya-1 chromosome 9, ASM2569848v2, whole genome shotgun sequence:
- the LOC108456355 gene encoding NAC domain-containing protein 2-like has protein sequence MYGMSSGSDILPPGFRFHPTDEELIIYYLTQKLSSSSNPLINIIADVNIYKFDPWELPGKALFGENEWFFFSPRDRKYPNGTRPNRATGCGYWKATGTDKPIITSVGSQCLGMKKTLVFYKGRPPKASRTDWVMTEYRLLYDHFLPQKPKGSMRLDDWVLCRVHHKSKVPQQITSGRNYDRSSSCSPPFQRGCLQGQEMILNNYTIQQSNEYHQFPSHNYHMTIPLENEQLDNQMECDGTTTVDFNIGDMLEYIDHRVFHEGDITFGQELPLVSEKRLNASVSMHDDGNAYVPQICSQAPSSSSSSSYREVFLEF, from the exons ATGTATGGAATGAGTAGTGGTAGTGATATCCTCCCACCAGGCTTTCGATTTCATCCCACAGATGAAGAGCTTATCATTTATTATTTAACCCAAAAGCTCTCTTCTTCCTCCAATCCCCTTATCAATATCATTGCTGATGTCAATATCTACAAGTTCGATCCGTGGGAACTTCCAG GTAAGGCTTTGTTTGGGGAGAATGAGTGGTTTTTCTTTAGTCCAAGAGATAGGAAGTATCCGAATGGGACACGTCCAAATAGAGCGACGGGATGCGGGTATTGGAAAGCCACCGGGACTGATAAACCGATCATCACTTCTGTTGGGTCACAATGTCTTGGCATGAAGAAAACTCTTGTCTTTTACAAAGGTCGGCCTCCTAAAGCTTCAAGGACCGATTGGGTGATGACTGAGTATAGGCTTCTCTATGATCACTTTCTACCTCAGAAACCTAAAGGATCAATGCGA TTAGACGATTGGGTTCTATGTCGAGTCCACCATAAAAGCAAGGTTCCTCAACAAATTACAAGTGGAAGAAACTATGATAGAAGTTCAAGCTGTTCCCCTCCATTTCAACGTGGGTGCTTACAAGGTCAAGAGATGATACTAAACAATTACACCATTCAACAAAGCAATGAATATCATCAGTTTCCTTCTCATAATTATCATATGACCATTCCCCTGGAAAACGAACAGCTTGACAATCAAATGGAATGTGACGGAACGACCACCGTCGATTTCAACATCGGAGACATGCTTGAATACATTGATCACAGAGTGTTTCATGAAGGAGATATTACTTTTGGTCAAGAATTGCCGCTGGTATCGGAGAAACGATTGAATGCTTCCGTATCGATGCACGATGACGGCAACGCGTACGTTCCTCAGATTTGTTCTCAGGCTCCGTCCTCGTCCTCATCATCATCATACCGAGAGGTCTTCTTAGAGTTCTGA